The DNA window CCACGCCCGCGACACCCGCGCCGATCACCCGTTTGTCGGCTACGGCCTGCTGCCGATGGAAGTCCACAGCGAACAGGGCTGCGACGTCATCTCCCGCCTCAAGGTGCGGATCAACGAGGTTTATACCGCGCTGAACATGATTGATTACGGTCTCGATAACCTGCCGGGCGGTCCGCTGATGGTGGAGGGCTTCACCTATATTCCGCACCGCTTCGCGCTGGGCTTCTCAGAAGCGCCGCGCGGGGATGATATTCACTGGAGCATGACCGGCGACAACCAGAAGCTGTACCGCTGGCGCTGCCGGGCGGCGACCTACGCCAACTGGCCGACTCTGCGCTATATGCTGCGCGGCAATACCGTTTCCGATGCGCCGCTGATCATCGGCAGCCTTGACCCGTGCTACTCCTGTACCGACCGCATGACCGTGGTCGATGTCCGCAAGAAGAAGAGCAAAGTGGTGCCGTACAAAGAGCTGGAGCGCTATAGCATCGAGCGTAAAAACTCGCCGCTGAAATAAGGAATCGCCATGTTTACCTTTATTAAAAAAGTGATTAAGACCGGCACCGCGACGCACGCCTATCCGCTGGAGCCGATGCCGGTAGATAAAAACTTCCGCGGCAAGCCGGAGCATAACCCGCAGCAGTGTATCGGCTGCGCGGCCTGCGTGAACGCCTGCCCGTCGAACGCCCTGACGGTAGAGACCGATCTGGCCACAAACCAGCTGGCGTGGCAGTTCAACCTCGGGCGCTGCATCTTCTGCGGCCGCTGTGAAGAGGTCTGCCCGACGGCGGCGATTAAGCTGTCGCCGGAGTATGAGCTGGCGGTGTGGAAGAAAGAGGATTTCCTCCAGCAGTCGCGCTTCGCTATCTGCCACTGTCGGGAGTGCCAGCGGCCGTTCGCGGTGCAGAAGGAGATCGACTACGCCATCGCGCTGCTCAAGCATAACGGCGACACCCGCGCCGAGCTGCACCGCGAAAGCTTCGAAACCTGCCCGGA is part of the Klebsiella quasipneumoniae subsp. quasipneumoniae genome and encodes:
- a CDS encoding formate hydrogenlyase complex iron-sulfur subunit; the encoded protein is MFTFIKKVIKTGTATHAYPLEPMPVDKNFRGKPEHNPQQCIGCAACVNACPSNALTVETDLATNQLAWQFNLGRCIFCGRCEEVCPTAAIKLSPEYELAVWKKEDFLQQSRFAICHCRECQRPFAVQKEIDYAIALLKHNGDTRAELHRESFETCPECKRQKCLVPSDRIELTRHMREAS